Proteins encoded in a region of the Methanobrevibacter sp. genome:
- a CDS encoding DUF6198 family protein, with the protein MWVKRILSFVIGLLIMSFGVAFSIVSLLGTTPISSISYSLALITNIDIGITTFIFNAALIVIQFLILRSKFHRKRLLQLINCVLFGYFTDVALYFVAFIPFDSSVIMCVLFLLISIFLTAFGIFIYMPANIAPLPGEGCVESIAIVTGRRFSTIKIGFDASMVIVSLIMCGLWYSNIFGAVYIGTIISAFMVGFTLRQINNLYARITGAHVNVVNKE; encoded by the coding sequence ATGTGGGTAAAAAGAATATTGTCATTTGTTATTGGATTGTTAATAATGTCATTTGGTGTGGCATTCTCGATTGTATCCCTTCTTGGAACAACTCCTATCAGTTCCATATCCTATTCATTGGCGTTGATTACGAATATTGACATTGGAATTACAACATTCATATTCAATGCGGCTTTGATTGTCATTCAGTTTTTGATTCTAAGATCAAAGTTTCACAGAAAAAGATTGTTGCAGTTGATTAATTGTGTGTTGTTCGGATATTTCACTGATGTTGCACTTTATTTTGTTGCATTCATACCATTTGACTCATCCGTGATTATGTGCGTATTGTTTTTACTCATAAGCATCTTTTTGACTGCATTTGGAATATTCATTTACATGCCTGCAAATATTGCACCCCTTCCTGGTGAAGGATGCGTTGAATCAATAGCTATTGTTACAGGCCGGAGATTTTCAACCATTAAGATAGGCTTTGATGCATCAATGGTTATCGTATCCCTTATAATGTGCGGATTGTGGTATTCAAACATATTCGGTGCAGTATACATAGGAACAATCATATCAGCATTCATGGTTGGATTTACTTTAAGACAAATCAACAACTTGTACGCTCGCATTACCGGAGCTCATGTTAATGTTGTAAATAAAGAATAA
- a CDS encoding DUF6198 family protein, translating into MNFFNKDEIVYKRIIQYVVGLFIMNIGIAFSIKSNLGSTPVVTVPYAISLITGFDIGYTNAAFQAFLVLIELLLLRSAFKSKHFLQVFVAILFSAFTSLSLIILGLFLPPANSIILQILFLVLGIVILAFGLFLYVPMNVVPVSVDGLTQTLAIVANQSFAKTKVVFDISMIIISLIISFTFTGTLDGSAGIGTVIAALSIGTTVKIINMIYAKISGKEADMKKM; encoded by the coding sequence ATGAATTTTTTTAATAAAGATGAAATAGTTTACAAAAGAATAATTCAATATGTTGTTGGACTGTTTATTATGAACATTGGAATTGCTTTTTCAATCAAATCCAATTTAGGTTCAACACCTGTTGTGACTGTGCCTTATGCGATTAGCCTAATAACCGGTTTTGATATCGGATATACTAATGCAGCATTCCAGGCATTTTTAGTATTGATAGAATTATTGCTTTTAAGAAGTGCATTTAAATCGAAACATTTCTTGCAAGTTTTCGTTGCAATACTGTTCAGCGCATTTACTTCCCTTTCATTGATTATATTGGGATTGTTCCTGCCTCCTGCTAACAGCATTATCCTTCAGATTCTCTTTTTGGTCTTGGGGATTGTCATTTTAGCATTTGGACTCTTCCTATATGTTCCTATGAATGTTGTGCCTGTATCAGTTGATGGTCTGACACAGACACTTGCTATTGTGGCTAACCAATCATTTGCAAAAACCAAAGTAGTATTTGATATATCTATGATAATTATTTCACTAATTATATCATTTACATTTACAGGAACACTTGACGGAAGTGCGGGAATCGGAACAGTAATTGCAGCATTGTCAATTGGAACAACTGTAAAGATAATAAATATGATTTATGCTAAAATAAGTGGTAAAGAAGCAGATATGAAGAAAATGTAG
- a CDS encoding alanine--glyoxylate aminotransferase family protein, producing MNETLLMLPGPTTVHPRVLAAMSRAVVNHRGAKYGEILAETHKLMADVFQTSNDAYLLTGSGTAAMEAGISNTVAPGEKMLNVVGGKFGERFMKIAQTHGIDAQELAVEWGTAVTPEAIKEALDADEDIKAVSVIHNETSTGVAAPIEEIGKVMKNYDALYIVDTVSSLGGDYVDVDKFGIDVCVTGSQKCIAAPPGMAAITYSDDAWAAADKIDSPTFYLDMKAVRKSGAKVPPQTPYTPAVSLTYAMNEALKVVMEEGLENRVARHHKAAEASVAAVKALGLDLFADEKVSSATVTAVKMPEGITDDQFRGTVRDKYGVELAGGQDHLKGNIFRIGHMGNISYKELTQTFAAIGMTLKGLGVIDEAGAGVASIAESYL from the coding sequence ATGAACGAAACTTTATTAATGCTTCCAGGTCCAACAACAGTACACCCTAGAGTGCTCGCTGCAATGTCTAGAGCTGTTGTTAACCATAGAGGAGCTAAATATGGAGAAATCTTAGCAGAAACCCATAAATTAATGGCTGATGTTTTCCAAACCTCTAATGATGCATACTTATTAACTGGATCTGGAACTGCAGCTATGGAAGCAGGTATTAGTAATACCGTTGCTCCTGGAGAAAAAATGTTAAACGTTGTCGGAGGAAAATTCGGTGAACGTTTCATGAAAATAGCACAAACCCACGGAATTGATGCACAAGAATTAGCAGTAGAATGGGGAACCGCTGTAACTCCTGAAGCAATTAAGGAAGCTTTAGATGCTGACGAAGATATCAAAGCAGTATCTGTAATACACAATGAAACTTCTACCGGTGTAGCTGCACCTATTGAGGAAATTGGTAAAGTAATGAAAAATTACGATGCTTTATACATCGTAGATACCGTATCTTCCCTTGGAGGAGACTACGTAGATGTAGACAAATTCGGAATCGATGTCTGTGTAACCGGTTCCCAAAAATGTATTGCTGCACCACCTGGAATGGCTGCTATCACCTACAGTGATGACGCATGGGCTGCTGCAGACAAAATTGACTCACCTACATTCTACTTAGACATGAAAGCAGTAAGAAAAAGCGGTGCAAAAGTACCACCTCAAACTCCATACACTCCTGCTGTATCATTAACTTACGCAATGAACGAAGCTTTAAAAGTTGTTATGGAAGAAGGGCTTGAAAACAGAGTTGCACGTCACCACAAAGCTGCTGAAGCAAGCGTAGCTGCTGTTAAAGCATTAGGATTAGACTTATTCGCTGATGAAAAAGTATCATCTGCAACCGTAACCGCAGTAAAAATGCCTGAAGGAATTACTGACGACCAATTCAGAGGAACTGTCCGTGACAAATACGGAGTTGAATTAGCTGGTGGACAAGACCACTTAAAAGGAAACATCTTCAGAATTGGACATATGGGAAACATTTCCTACAAAGAATTAACTCAAACATTTGCTGCAATCGGTATGACCTTAAAAGGTTTAGGTGTAATTGACGAAGCAGGTGCCGGAGTAGCATCCATCGCAGAATCATACTTATGA
- a CDS encoding thiamine pyrophosphate-binding protein: protein MNVADKIVKILEEEGIENVFGIPGDQIMPVYKALSESSINHVLTRHEQAAAHAADGYYRSSGKVGVCIGTASPGALNFTMAVATAFKDNIPLLVLTGDNDLKYRGTDQFQSTPQVEIFKNITKASYNPLNGTEAMYVLRAAIYELKTMPKGPIHINLSKDVLLQEDFDDFELCYLCEDDMSNISKAQELIDSSQRPLMILGAGAISQKENIQMLAEMYQIPITTTFHGKGIISEDEDINLGLVGIRATPRAKYAIENADCVIALGIKASERTLPVIPENLIHVNLNKDVLIGDYPIHGKVEDFLLEISFRKVDWLNEILKIDNSIEIEGLDADLKPQAAIKRILEKFPENIIASDAGSHTTWTTLLKKSKKPGQLLFSGAMAPMGYGLPAAIGAAFATSERIVVINGDGDFQMNLQELATIKENDLDIVIFILNNSEFGIIRQWEETMYGMEPYQVKLNNPDFTKLASSYGIDAIRADNLEDLELILEKELTGPLVVEVVVESEDIPLPKH, encoded by the coding sequence GTGAATGTAGCAGACAAAATAGTTAAAATCCTTGAAGAGGAAGGAATAGAAAACGTCTTCGGAATCCCTGGAGACCAGATAATGCCGGTCTATAAAGCATTGTCAGAATCATCCATCAATCACGTATTGACAAGACATGAACAGGCAGCAGCACATGCAGCAGACGGATACTACAGGTCAAGCGGAAAGGTTGGAGTCTGCATTGGAACAGCATCACCCGGTGCATTGAATTTCACAATGGCAGTAGCTACTGCATTCAAGGACAACATTCCTCTATTGGTATTGACAGGAGACAATGACTTGAAGTACAGGGGAACCGACCAGTTTCAAAGTACTCCTCAGGTTGAAATCTTCAAAAACATAACAAAAGCATCATACAATCCACTAAACGGAACAGAGGCAATGTATGTCTTAAGGGCTGCTATCTATGAGCTTAAGACCATGCCAAAAGGACCAATACACATTAACCTTTCAAAGGATGTGCTTTTGCAGGAGGACTTTGATGACTTTGAATTATGCTATCTTTGTGAAGATGACATGTCAAACATCTCCAAGGCTCAGGAACTGATAGATTCATCACAGAGGCCTTTGATGATTCTTGGAGCAGGTGCAATCTCACAGAAGGAAAACATTCAGATGCTTGCAGAAATGTATCAAATCCCAATAACAACAACATTCCATGGAAAAGGAATTATCTCAGAAGATGAGGATATTAATTTGGGTCTTGTGGGAATCCGTGCAACACCAAGAGCAAAATATGCAATTGAAAATGCAGACTGTGTAATAGCTCTTGGAATAAAGGCATCCGAGAGAACTCTACCTGTAATTCCTGAAAATCTGATTCATGTTAACCTCAACAAGGACGTTCTGATTGGGGATTATCCGATTCATGGAAAAGTCGAAGACTTCCTTCTTGAAATAAGCTTTAGAAAAGTAGATTGGCTAAATGAAATATTAAAAATAGACAATAGTATAGAAATCGAAGGTTTGGATGCAGACTTGAAACCTCAGGCTGCAATTAAAAGAATACTTGAGAAATTTCCAGAAAACATCATTGCATCAGATGCAGGATCACACACTACCTGGACAACACTTCTCAAGAAATCCAAAAAACCTGGTCAGCTATTGTTCTCAGGTGCAATGGCTCCGATGGGGTATGGTCTTCCAGCAGCTATTGGTGCAGCATTTGCAACATCTGAACGGATAGTGGTAATCAATGGGGATGGGGATTTCCAGATGAATCTCCAGGAATTGGCCACAATAAAAGAAAATGATCTTGATATTGTCATTTTCATATTAAACAACTCTGAGTTTGGCATCATCAGGCAATGGGAAGAGACAATGTATGGTATGGAGCCGTATCAGGTCAAGCTTAACAATCCTGACTTTACCAAATTGGCTTCAAGCTATGGAATTGATGCGATAAGAGCAGATAATCTTGAAGATTTGGAGTTAATTTTAGAAAAAGAATTGACAGGGCCTCTTGTGGTTGAGGTTGTTGTGGAAAGTGAAGATATTCCACTTCCTAAACATTAA
- a CDS encoding deoxyuridine 5'-triphosphate nucleotidohydrolase yields the protein MLGEKELVKLFPDFADLVQPSGIDLELDRIFTQESEGSLIDNEKKLPEIREMEGDVFTLKPHTAYLASIKRKVKIPKGYTMLYLPRSTLLRSFISVQTAVGDPGFYGTLMFMIYNHGEFEYKIKSGDRIAQAVVFPVDGSGEYNGSYQEVEE from the coding sequence ATGCTTGGTGAAAAAGAACTTGTAAAGCTATTTCCGGACTTTGCCGACTTGGTGCAGCCTTCCGGAATCGATTTGGAACTCGATAGAATATTTACACAGGAAAGTGAAGGTTCACTAATAGATAATGAAAAGAAACTGCCTGAAATCAGGGAGATGGAAGGGGATGTATTTACCTTAAAACCACATACTGCATATCTTGCAAGCATCAAAAGGAAAGTTAAAATCCCAAAAGGCTACACAATGCTTTACCTTCCAAGATCAACACTTTTAAGATCTTTCATTTCAGTTCAGACAGCAGTAGGGGACCCTGGATTTTACGGAACACTCATGTTCATGATATACAATCACGGAGAATTTGAATACAAGATAAAATCAGGGGACAGAATCGCTCAGGCAGTGGTATTTCCTGTTGATGGGTCTGGTGAATACAATGGATCTTATCAGGAGGTGGAAGAGTGA
- a CDS encoding DEAD/DEAH box helicase, translated as MNMDEILNGAKTAFIDEKLDSSLDFRPKLLCNNSETKVSNSIVDELHNCDEFFISSAFITEGGLTYFLEEFKLLESKNIKGKILTTDYLSFTQPKALKKLQKFKNIEVKLYLCKDNGFHTKGYIFKKNGLYKGIVGSSNLTMDALTRNKEWNVEFAALEEGEMVVELKKEFSTLWEEAEELCDVLPAYEKIYNDNKRFVELRQVSDELKQKNITLTPNIMQEQFIENIRELIKKGEDKAILVSATGTGKTYASAFAVNDFKPKKFLFLVHREQIAKQSIKAYKNVFKDHENFGLLSGNYKEYDKNYLFSTIQTMSKDDVFTKYDKDHFDYIIIDEVHKAGALSYQKIFQYFKPKFWLGMTASPERTDGFNIYDLFDNNIAHEIRLQEALEEDLLCPFHYFGITDIEFENGEIDDDFEDFNLLASEKRVEYLIEKSEFYGYSGDRRKALVFCSRKREAELLSDEFNKRGYKSVVLTGDDSQEKRLEAIDRLTNDENPDKLEFIFTVDIFNEGVDIPEINQVLLVRPTESPIIFIQQLGRGLRKYQNKEYVVIIDFIGNYKNNFMIPIALSGDRSYDKDKIRKYLMEGNKIIPGASSINFDEISRKRIYESINNSSFSKIGVFKEKYNNLKYKLGRIPLLYDFAINGEFNPEIILNHSRFDSYHNFLDYVDKDYKSNLSDEEVASLKFISKKLVKGIRPHELVILTCLKYNNYFTVAQVEKCLEERYGLKNQFKSIKNAINYLSMNFYRKETSDDYQANTVTSFVSKDEIIDYENIFFKFDKEIYDDLKNNMDYEFEISSYFKSCLCNSVYLSHFEDAIRYAFFKYEDVYYDEKPFKLYEKYSREDALRLLNWERFMNAQNVGGYKVKYNTCPIFVTYNKKEDISETINYEDQFISKQIFSWMSRNNRKVSSSELEPIVNYTDLDIELFIQKSNDEGIEFYYIGKLTPFDHNQLYREIEGKQHPIVNFKFEIDNEVKDELYSYFVND; from the coding sequence ATGAATATGGATGAAATCTTAAACGGGGCAAAAACTGCATTTATAGATGAAAAATTAGACTCTAGTTTGGATTTCAGACCCAAATTACTATGCAATAATAGTGAAACCAAGGTAAGTAATTCTATCGTAGATGAACTCCACAACTGTGATGAATTTTTTATTTCTTCAGCATTCATCACTGAAGGAGGATTAACTTATTTTTTAGAAGAATTCAAACTATTGGAATCAAAAAATATTAAAGGTAAAATATTAACAACTGATTATTTATCTTTTACCCAGCCAAAAGCATTAAAAAAGCTTCAAAAATTTAAAAATATTGAAGTTAAACTCTATTTATGTAAGGATAATGGTTTTCACACAAAAGGATATATTTTTAAGAAAAACGGTCTTTACAAGGGTATTGTTGGAAGTTCCAACTTGACCATGGATGCATTAACTAGAAATAAAGAGTGGAATGTGGAGTTTGCTGCTCTTGAAGAAGGTGAAATGGTAGTTGAACTCAAAAAAGAATTTTCAACATTATGGGAAGAAGCTGAAGAATTATGTGATGTTCTTCCAGCTTATGAAAAAATCTACAATGACAATAAACGTTTTGTTGAGTTAAGGCAAGTCAGTGATGAACTAAAACAGAAAAATATAACTTTAACTCCAAATATTATGCAGGAGCAGTTCATTGAAAACATAAGAGAACTTATTAAAAAAGGTGAAGATAAAGCAATATTAGTATCTGCGACAGGTACTGGTAAAACTTATGCATCTGCATTTGCAGTTAATGATTTCAAGCCTAAAAAATTCTTATTTTTAGTTCACAGGGAACAAATCGCAAAACAATCAATTAAAGCTTATAAAAACGTTTTTAAAGATCATGAAAACTTTGGACTGCTTTCTGGTAATTACAAAGAATATGACAAGAATTATCTTTTCTCAACAATTCAGACAATGTCAAAAGATGATGTGTTTACAAAATATGATAAAGATCATTTTGACTACATTATTATCGATGAGGTTCACAAAGCGGGTGCTTTAAGTTATCAAAAGATTTTCCAATATTTCAAGCCTAAATTTTGGCTTGGAATGACTGCATCACCAGAACGTACTGATGGATTTAACATTTATGATCTGTTTGACAATAATATTGCTCATGAAATCAGACTTCAGGAAGCTTTGGAAGAAGATTTGCTTTGCCCATTTCATTATTTTGGAATTACAGATATTGAATTTGAGAATGGTGAAATTGATGATGACTTTGAAGATTTCAATCTTCTTGCATCTGAAAAACGTGTTGAATATCTAATTGAAAAATCAGAATTCTATGGATATTCTGGTGATAGGCGAAAAGCACTTGTATTCTGTTCTAGAAAAAGGGAAGCTGAACTGCTATCAGATGAATTCAATAAAAGAGGTTATAAGTCTGTTGTTTTAACTGGTGATGATTCACAAGAAAAAAGACTTGAAGCTATTGACAGATTAACTAATGATGAAAATCCTGATAAATTGGAATTTATTTTCACTGTAGATATTTTCAATGAGGGTGTTGATATTCCTGAGATTAATCAGGTATTGCTTGTCAGACCAACTGAATCTCCAATTATTTTTATCCAACAACTTGGAAGGGGTCTTAGGAAATATCAAAATAAAGAATATGTTGTTATAATTGATTTTATTGGTAATTATAAGAATAATTTCATGATTCCAATTGCTCTTTCAGGCGATAGGTCTTATGATAAAGATAAAATCCGTAAATACCTGATGGAAGGAAATAAAATTATTCCTGGAGCTTCTTCAATTAATTTTGATGAAATTTCCAGAAAACGTATATATGAGTCAATTAATAATTCTTCATTTTCAAAAATAGGAGTATTTAAAGAAAAATACAACAATTTAAAATACAAATTGGGACGTATTCCTTTATTATATGACTTCGCAATCAATGGAGAATTCAATCCTGAAATCATCTTAAATCACTCCAGATTTGATTCATATCATAATTTCCTGGATTATGTTGACAAGGATTATAAAAGTAATTTAAGTGATGAGGAAGTTGCATCTCTAAAATTCATATCAAAAAAATTGGTAAAGGGAATAAGGCCTCATGAACTGGTTATTTTAACTTGCCTTAAATATAATAATTATTTCACTGTTGCTCAAGTTGAAAAATGTCTTGAAGAGAGATATGGTCTTAAAAATCAATTCAAATCAATTAAGAATGCTATTAATTATCTTAGCATGAACTTCTACAGAAAAGAAACAAGTGATGATTATCAAGCAAATACAGTAACTAGTTTTGTTTCAAAAGATGAAATAATAGATTATGAAAATATCTTTTTCAAGTTTGATAAAGAAATTTATGATGATTTGAAGAACAATATGGATTATGAATTCGAGATTTCAAGCTATTTTAAGTCCTGTTTATGCAATTCAGTTTATTTGTCTCATTTTGAAGATGCAATAAGATATGCATTCTTTAAATACGAGGATGTTTACTATGATGAAAAACCATTTAAGCTGTATGAAAAGTACTCAAGGGAAGATGCTTTAAGGCTTTTAAATTGGGAAAGATTTATGAATGCTCAAAATGTTGGTGGATATAAAGTTAAATACAATACTTGTCCAATATTCGTAACTTACAATAAAAAAGAAGATATTTCAGAAACTATTAATTACGAAGATCAATTCATCTCAAAACAGATTTTCAGCTGGATGAGTAGAAATAACAGGAAAGTGTCAAGTTCTGAGTTGGAACCAATTGTAAACTACACAGATTTGGACATTGAGCTATTTATCCAAAAAAGTAATGATGAAGGAATTGAATTTTATTATATTGGTAAATTAACTCCATTCGATCATAATCAACTTTACCGTGAGATTGAGGGTAAACAGCATCCAATTGTTAACTTTAAGTTTGAAATTGATAATGAAGTTAAAGATGAACTTTACAGTTATTTTGTAAATGATTAA
- a CDS encoding DUF115 domain-containing protein: MEFGLWEKYYKEILDDFGFSRSGDEESAKLLDEILSTEGCLTLNDLAEIVGFSDKFIVFGAGPSLKNHVLMLKENYDLKDYVLVAADGATTALIEEKISPDVVCTDLDGNIDDILLANLRGANIAIHAHGDNIDKVASLSSFFNNVIGTTQAQPMGNLYNFGGFTDGDRALFLAVALGASEITLAGMDFGDKVTKYSRPNMDVKVGDADEFKRKKLMYAERFTNWIIENESVDVINLIE, translated from the coding sequence ATGGAATTTGGACTCTGGGAAAAATATTATAAAGAAATACTCGATGATTTTGGATTTTCAAGAAGCGGAGATGAAGAATCAGCAAAACTTCTTGATGAAATCCTGTCAACAGAAGGATGCCTTACATTAAATGACCTGGCAGAAATAGTTGGCTTTTCAGACAAGTTCATAGTATTCGGTGCAGGACCGTCTTTAAAAAATCATGTTTTGATGCTTAAGGAAAACTATGACCTTAAAGATTATGTATTGGTTGCAGCAGACGGTGCAACAACTGCTTTGATTGAAGAAAAGATATCTCCTGATGTTGTATGTACAGATCTTGATGGAAATATTGATGACATTTTGCTTGCAAACCTTAGGGGAGCAAACATTGCAATCCATGCACATGGTGACAATATAGATAAGGTGGCTTCTTTAAGTTCATTTTTCAATAATGTGATTGGAACCACTCAGGCACAACCTATGGGAAATCTCTACAACTTTGGAGGATTCACCGATGGGGACAGGGCGTTATTCTTGGCAGTTGCACTTGGAGCATCTGAAATTACTCTTGCGGGAATGGACTTTGGAGATAAGGTAACCAAATATTCAAGACCAAATATGGATGTTAAAGTTGGAGATGCTGATGAATTCAAACGCAAAAAATTGATGTATGCTGAAAGATTCACCAATTGGATAATCGAAAACGAGTCTGTTGATGTAATAAATTTAATAGAATAA
- a CDS encoding DUF4143 domain-containing protein: MNLGNANLEAKEAYMSKLFENFVASSFFNLKNRSNVMYNTYYDSNKKNVDFLVQRGLDTPVPIEVSCGKKDKSQIKTAMNKYKSDYGIIISNTTRNIVEDDNIIYLPPQIFSFM, encoded by the coding sequence ATGAACCTTGGAAATGCCAATCTTGAAGCAAAAGAGGCATATATGAGCAAATTATTTGAAAATTTCGTTGCATCAAGCTTTTTCAATCTAAAAAATAGAAGCAATGTAATGTACAACACATATTATGATTCAAATAAGAAAAATGTAGATTTTTTAGTTCAAAGAGGATTGGATACACCAGTACCGATTGAAGTAAGCTGTGGAAAAAAAGATAAAAGTCAAATTAAAACCGCAATGAACAAATACAAATCTGATTATGGAATAATCATCTCAAATACAACAAGAAATATTGTGGAAGATGACAATATCATTTATCTGCCCCCACAAATATTTTCATTCATGTAA
- a CDS encoding (deoxy)nucleoside triphosphate pyrophosphohydrolase translates to MKTLNVVAAIIKKDNKILATKRGYGEFINMWEFPGGKIEDNETKEEALIREIKEELDCIIEPTKFALDLEYQYPTFYLKMSCFEAVIKEGTPKLLEHNDAMWLTKQELDSVDWIAADIQIIDYLKETMED, encoded by the coding sequence ATGAAAACATTAAATGTCGTTGCAGCTATTATTAAAAAAGATAATAAAATTTTAGCTACTAAAAGAGGCTATGGTGAATTTATTAACATGTGGGAGTTTCCAGGTGGAAAAATAGAAGATAATGAAACAAAAGAAGAAGCTCTCATAAGGGAAATCAAAGAGGAACTTGATTGTATAATAGAACCTACAAAATTTGCTTTAGACTTGGAATATCAATATCCTACTTTTTATCTTAAAATGAGTTGTTTTGAAGCAGTAATTAAAGAAGGAACTCCAAAACTTCTGGAACATAATGATGCAATGTGGCTCACTAAACAAGAATTGGACTCTGTTGATTGGATTGCAGCAGATATTCAAATCATTGATTATTTAAAAGAAACAATGGAGGATTAA
- a CDS encoding tautomerase family protein: MPVITIAGNSTITLENKREMVKKVSEVVAEAYGLPVDAITVLVQGYNFDDIGVAGKLLSDKQK, encoded by the coding sequence ATGCCTGTAATTACAATTGCTGGAAATAGCACAATAACATTAGAAAACAAAAGAGAAATGGTCAAAAAAGTATCAGAAGTAGTTGCTGAAGCATACGGCTTACCAGTAGATGCAATCACAGTTTTAGTTCAAGGCTATAACTTTGATGACATTGGTGTTGCTGGCAAATTGTTAAGCGACAAACAAAAATAA
- a CDS encoding DUF2953 domain-containing protein: protein MIILIIILFIIVLLYFGVGITLKYGKTGSKLEGCLQIYILRKIKIYSSHFSSKEKKEKDENKNDEDDEEKDRQPLFKLLKPCFRHFKEFLKSFMKCIRVQNLENHLVFGMDSYTDTAKYIGYIWSLMIIVNSSHKNARLSAKPSFNGSIFDVKGSNEFEINLLKLIPPVLKLILQKEVRTLIKGVIDERRN from the coding sequence ATGATTATTTTAATAATCATCCTTTTCATTATTGTCTTGCTCTACTTCGGTGTTGGAATAACACTCAAATATGGTAAGACAGGCAGTAAACTTGAAGGATGTTTGCAAATCTATATTTTAAGGAAAATTAAGATTTATTCATCACATTTTTCATCAAAAGAGAAAAAGGAAAAAGACGAAAACAAAAATGATGAAGATGATGAAGAAAAAGACAGACAACCACTATTCAAACTGCTCAAGCCTTGTTTTAGACATTTCAAGGAATTTTTAAAATCATTCATGAAATGCATCAGAGTTCAAAACCTTGAAAATCATCTCGTTTTTGGTATGGACTCATACACTGATACTGCAAAATATATCGGATACATATGGTCATTAATGATAATTGTAAATTCATCTCATAAAAATGCAAGATTAAGTGCGAAACCATCATTTAATGGTAGCATTTTTGATGTAAAAGGTAGCAATGAATTTGAGATAAATCTTCTAAAATTAATTCCTCCAGTTTTGAAATTGATTTTACAAAAAGAAGTCAGAACATTAATCAAAGGTGTTATAGATGAAAGAAGAAATTAA
- a CDS encoding sporulation protein has translation MSENIRTTVEELRKLINVENVIGKPIETDDKILIPVMRMGVGFGVGENIIGAEQGDAAAGGAGVEPISMVVIPKRGNDAEGVRVLNLSKGNQTNKALSDLSLLVTDLVKNYVKKDSDEIDESEYIEPEFTTTDEE, from the coding sequence ATGTCTGAAAATATTAGAACAACCGTAGAAGAATTACGTAAACTTATCAATGTGGAAAATGTTATTGGAAAACCTATTGAAACCGACGACAAGATCTTAATTCCAGTAATGAGAATGGGTGTCGGATTTGGTGTTGGAGAAAATATCATCGGTGCTGAACAGGGTGATGCAGCAGCAGGTGGTGCCGGAGTAGAACCTATTTCAATGGTAGTTATCCCTAAAAGAGGAAATGATGCTGAAGGCGTTCGTGTTCTCAACTTAAGCAAAGGAAACCAAACAAACAAAGCATTATCCGACTTAAGTTTACTTGTAACTGATTTAGTCAAAAATTATGTTAAAAAAGACAGCGACGAAATTGACGAATCCGAATACATTGAACCAGAATTCACCACAACCGATGAAGAATAA